A stretch of Campylobacter gracilis DNA encodes these proteins:
- a CDS encoding response regulator, with product MRDLKVLTVDDDAINLKLLEVMLKKYGKFQTILQAKNGLDALAVLEVQPVDLILLDIVMPVMNGLEFLDNLHARESIAHIPVIVLTTDETAKREALNKGAYDFMTKPINDKDLHKKLDDVMNIIGD from the coding sequence ATGAGAGATTTGAAAGTTTTAACGGTTGATGACGACGCTATAAATTTGAAGCTACTTGAAGTTATGCTAAAAAAATATGGCAAATTCCAAACCATACTCCAAGCCAAAAACGGCTTGGACGCCCTTGCCGTACTCGAAGTTCAGCCCGTTGATTTGATTTTATTAGATATTGTAATGCCTGTGATGAATGGGCTGGAATTTTTAGATAATCTTCACGCTAGAGAAAGTATAGCTCATATCCCCGTCATCGTCCTTACGACGGACGAGACCGCTAAACGAGAGGCTTTAAATAAGGGTGCTTATGACTTTATGACAAAGCCCATCAATGACAAAGATCTTCACAAAAAACTAGACGACGTTATGAATATTATCGGCGATTAA
- a CDS encoding HamA C-terminal domain-containing protein → MKYLTSKYEYESIKTYCFHIVFDINDEGRVYQKIDEWNEEIFNEIPFFALGKKRALKISSESSPRKATRDGMELLYKVKEIKEANEYFISADEDAEDKYLKRGEFGELILYYLLERQFNKPQLISKIYFKDSPSGMVHGFDAVHYDKEKNELWIGESKFYKSLSNALQDLANDLFGHFNVNFFDSEFAIINNRLSDYYDDKEVSDEIRKLIKSSTFIQRLSNINACFFALFDSKILDNFKFNDSGNTHNDFKDILEKFAKDTRKKFDQKIKDFGNKYRLKINLFLFPVESKFKLVKQLHEKLKKEQN, encoded by the coding sequence TTGAAATATCTAACAAGTAAGTATGAGTATGAAAGCATTAAAACGTATTGCTTTCATATCGTTTTTGATATAAACGATGAAGGACGGGTATATCAAAAAATAGATGAGTGGAATGAGGAAATTTTTAATGAAATTCCATTCTTTGCACTCGGTAAAAAAAGAGCTTTAAAGATTTCATCGGAATCTAGTCCTAGAAAAGCTACTAGGGACGGCATGGAGTTGCTTTATAAAGTTAAAGAGATTAAAGAAGCTAACGAATATTTCATATCGGCAGATGAGGATGCAGAAGATAAATATTTAAAGCGTGGCGAATTTGGAGAGCTTATACTATATTATTTACTGGAAAGACAATTTAATAAACCACAACTTATATCCAAAATATATTTTAAAGATAGTCCAAGCGGAATGGTTCATGGTTTTGATGCGGTTCATTATGACAAAGAGAAGAATGAACTCTGGATAGGTGAGAGTAAATTTTATAAAAGCCTATCAAATGCATTACAGGATCTGGCTAATGATTTATTTGGGCATTTTAATGTTAATTTTTTTGATTCTGAATTTGCAATCATCAATAATAGATTAAGCGATTATTATGACGATAAAGAAGTGAGTGATGAAATAAGGAAATTAATTAAATCTAGTACTTTTATACAAAGACTATCAAATATAAATGCTTGCTTTTTTGCACTATTTGATAGTAAAATTTTAGACAATTTTAAATTTAACGATTCAGGAAATACGCATAACGATTTTAAAGATATATTGGAGAAATTTGCAAAAGATACTAGAAAAAAATTTGATCAAAAAATTAAAGATTTTGGCAATAAATATAGACTTAAAATAAATTTATTTTTGTTTCCGGTAGAAAGTAAATTTAAGCTAGTAAAGCAGCTACACGAAAAATTAAAAAAAGAGCAAAATTAA
- a CDS encoding LptM family lipoprotein: MSDYFSCIFHRRILAFFILVLLSGCGYKAPPFYSDDDGSSSATAQNADANSTSSDKGSVRILRDK; the protein is encoded by the coding sequence ATGAGCGATTATTTCTCTTGCATTTTCCATAGACGGATTTTAGCATTTTTTATCTTAGTTTTGCTTAGCGGCTGCGGATACAAAGCACCGCCGTTTTATTCCGACGACGATGGGAGCTCTAGCGCTACCGCCCAAAATGCGGACGCTAATAGCACAAGCAGCGATAAAGGCAGCGTTAGAATTTTACGCGATAAATAG
- a CDS encoding ATP-binding protein has product MNLNTTSALRLVSGIPLLLIFAFASYFLFISLQDYARVGILQQQIAKNSNLAALVEQVDKERGITSAFLGSEGNPGMGTLLSGQRKKTDDALAKYKESKNISENVVKKTIFDIFAYGTGNDELLAAEADIDGLLDKLPQVRRDVDAQSKSFGELFSSYFQKFDDDVKTIQRVLREGLVSSNITVWTVSLLNTYEAMDATASERDYIIEYIIGSKAMNQAQLRTWASFNLSSSLPNYYFLPESDARAAILKILDGEEFQNALRETAKISATLQQEADEGHYSVPFQEWFASTTLKYKKLSEISEKINAELAAHADTYLAQRLRNLFIALGIWVLAAILVVFALGITRRLRQNVTDLGNVLSRIGDLTNQHEHIDVRTSEGVNKAYSLIEDALDLIAYQKGAAEDANKAKSIFLANMSHEIRTPLNGIIGFTELLKNTDLDEEKRDYVDTIEKSSENLLTIINNILDVSKIESNKVELEDILFNPIQDFESAVEIYVAKAAEKNIDILLYIDPTLVHHLYGDITKIKEVLINLMSNAVKFTPEHGTIVVEILREPSKAPGEAIVTFSVEDTGIGISEDKLANVFNAFSQADSTITRKYGGTGLGLTISSKYVAMMGGKLQVKSTVGKGTRFYFTLAFKETQKTDADAVFESIKGLNFALLADSADTMYNDIVKNYISKLGGKISIFNTNAQFRSAQNNNKYDALITRFKNYGEVSDILSMPTILTLKPKELQSISISNSKIFTLTEPFNLTKFVKTLDKISKSGIALSRSDFAPQTHEIKLDTEVEKPIVADEMIMEEPVVKERPIINKLDELRHATTSSVDELRAILQSRRRTHDAEAHSAHKEEAVSKPSIAQELKKEAPKAEEPVIKPIDIEPMSDIKIEKTGPESPKINIDIPEIVIPHAEKPKVEPSSTKDAQTDIDEPISLEIPDDFVGLKTHATQTQAPKAETPSIDLSDIEIELPKIKKEEEEVKAEPAKVEIPKAKVEMPNAKIEIPDIDIDLSDIKPSAKVQEPAKKVEIPSVEEEIPVAIKTEPEIPIAKASKPDTSSVSAHEDEISSVKLSEPESTAEKIIEPEPIAVEPEPITIEPELKPIEPKLEEVKQEPSNIESEPVTPVVEPAAQNIPAEEPSIEPEPVDIPKVEPATQNIHVEEPEIKPVSVKVEPVVIPQPEEEEMVEVPVTVYEDEQQEETIMVEEDVEVEEEVEVPVERNPADENVPLVNRKYNAKILIAEDNEINQKLMKHTLNSFNMNLTIVENGLLALEARKANNDYDLIFMDISMPVMDGIESTKQIKQYEHENNLRHIPIVAVTANALKGDREKFMAAGLDEYCTKPIKKDILAQMLDNFIGDKRSDAAPAGGTTKKLVKKLVKRQVPKTVIKTVKVPKTIMKLVPKKSIVSDDVVKAKGARVPTKDILICKANIMESKIFASILKHQYKDVEIAGNFDQLISMAATGSYKLVLIDKKLAGLDLAALESLRRKAPATKLVLFSNDNDENPLFSEVASYNITKSGLEKLAQKYI; this is encoded by the coding sequence ATGAATTTAAATACTACAAGTGCTTTGAGACTTGTTAGCGGTATCCCGTTACTTTTGATTTTCGCGTTTGCATCATATTTCTTGTTTATCTCTTTGCAGGATTACGCCAGAGTGGGAATTTTGCAGCAGCAGATTGCTAAAAATAGCAATCTCGCAGCGTTAGTAGAGCAGGTAGATAAAGAGCGCGGTATCACTTCGGCGTTTTTGGGTAGCGAGGGAAACCCCGGTATGGGAACTCTTCTATCGGGTCAACGTAAAAAAACCGACGATGCGCTTGCAAAGTATAAAGAAAGCAAAAATATCAGTGAAAATGTCGTAAAAAAGACTATTTTTGATATTTTCGCTTACGGCACCGGTAATGACGAGCTTTTGGCTGCCGAGGCCGATATAGACGGTTTATTAGACAAACTTCCGCAGGTAAGAAGGGATGTCGATGCTCAAAGTAAAAGCTTTGGTGAGCTTTTCAGCTCATATTTTCAAAAATTCGACGATGATGTAAAAACAATCCAACGAGTGCTAAGAGAGGGTCTCGTAAGCTCAAATATCACCGTTTGGACGGTTTCATTGCTCAATACCTACGAGGCGATGGACGCCACCGCATCGGAGCGCGACTATATTATCGAATATATCATCGGCAGCAAGGCGATGAATCAGGCGCAGTTAAGGACTTGGGCTAGCTTCAACCTATCTAGTTCGCTTCCTAATTACTACTTCTTGCCGGAATCTGATGCTAGAGCTGCAATTTTAAAAATTCTAGACGGAGAGGAATTTCAAAATGCATTAAGAGAAACTGCTAAAATTTCAGCCACATTGCAGCAAGAAGCGGACGAAGGACACTATAGCGTGCCCTTTCAAGAGTGGTTTGCCTCTACTACACTTAAATATAAAAAGCTAAGCGAAATTTCTGAAAAGATCAATGCTGAGCTTGCGGCGCATGCTGATACTTATCTAGCGCAAAGACTAAGAAACCTATTTATTGCTCTTGGTATATGGGTTTTAGCGGCTATTTTGGTTGTTTTTGCCTTGGGTATTACAAGACGTTTAAGACAGAACGTTACCGACCTCGGCAACGTGCTTAGCCGAATCGGCGATTTGACGAATCAGCACGAGCATATCGACGTTAGGACTAGTGAGGGTGTTAACAAGGCATATTCGCTTATCGAGGACGCGCTCGATCTGATTGCGTATCAAAAGGGCGCTGCGGAGGATGCTAATAAGGCAAAATCGATCTTTTTGGCCAATATGTCGCATGAGATCAGGACGCCGCTTAACGGCATCATCGGCTTTACGGAGCTTCTTAAAAATACCGATTTGGATGAGGAGAAGCGCGATTATGTTGATACCATCGAAAAATCGTCCGAAAACCTTCTAACGATCATTAATAACATTTTGGATGTATCCAAGATAGAAAGCAATAAGGTCGAGCTTGAGGATATCTTATTTAATCCTATCCAAGATTTCGAAAGCGCGGTTGAAATTTACGTAGCCAAGGCTGCCGAAAAGAATATCGACATCCTGCTCTACATCGATCCTACACTCGTGCACCACCTATACGGAGACATCACGAAGATCAAAGAGGTTCTTATCAACCTCATGTCAAATGCTGTCAAATTTACGCCTGAGCACGGCACTATCGTAGTTGAAATTTTAAGGGAGCCTAGTAAAGCTCCAGGAGAGGCGATCGTAACGTTTAGCGTAGAAGATACCGGCATTGGAATTTCTGAAGATAAGCTCGCAAATGTATTTAACGCCTTCTCTCAAGCTGACTCTACAATCACGCGCAAATACGGCGGAACAGGTCTTGGACTTACGATTTCGTCTAAATACGTAGCGATGATGGGCGGTAAGCTTCAGGTCAAATCTACCGTAGGAAAGGGTACTAGATTTTACTTCACCCTTGCTTTTAAAGAGACACAAAAGACCGATGCAGACGCAGTATTTGAAAGTATCAAAGGGCTAAATTTTGCGCTTTTAGCCGATAGCGCCGATACGATGTATAATGATATCGTTAAAAACTATATCAGCAAGCTAGGCGGTAAAATTTCGATATTTAATACAAACGCGCAGTTCCGCTCAGCGCAAAATAATAACAAATATGATGCTCTTATCACTAGATTTAAGAATTACGGCGAGGTTAGCGATATATTGAGTATGCCTACGATCTTAACTCTTAAGCCAAAAGAGCTTCAAAGTATTAGTATTTCAAATTCTAAAATTTTTACCCTCACAGAGCCTTTTAACTTAACTAAATTCGTTAAGACGCTAGATAAAATTTCAAAATCCGGAATTGCTCTAAGCAGATCGGATTTTGCTCCACAGACGCATGAGATTAAGCTGGATACCGAGGTAGAAAAGCCTATCGTCGCTGATGAAATGATTATGGAAGAGCCGGTAGTAAAAGAAAGACCTATCATCAACAAGCTCGATGAATTACGACATGCTACTACTTCGTCGGTAGACGAGCTACGTGCTATCTTGCAAAGCAGAAGACGTACGCATGATGCCGAGGCTCATTCTGCGCATAAAGAGGAGGCTGTTAGCAAGCCTAGTATTGCTCAAGAGCTCAAAAAAGAAGCTCCTAAAGCAGAAGAGCCGGTCATTAAGCCTATAGATATCGAGCCTATGAGTGATATTAAGATTGAAAAGACAGGGCCTGAATCACCAAAGATCAATATCGATATTCCTGAAATAGTAATCCCGCACGCAGAAAAGCCAAAGGTAGAGCCTTCAAGCACAAAGGATGCCCAGACCGATATCGATGAGCCTATATCTTTGGAAATTCCTGATGATTTTGTGGGGCTCAAAACACATGCGACGCAGACCCAGGCTCCTAAAGCCGAAACTCCTAGCATTGATCTTTCCGATATCGAAATAGAGCTACCTAAGATCAAAAAAGAGGAAGAAGAAGTAAAGGCTGAGCCTGCGAAAGTAGAAATTCCAAAGGCTAAGGTTGAGATGCCTAATGCTAAGATTGAAATTCCTGATATAGATATCGATCTTTCGGATATCAAACCGAGCGCCAAGGTGCAAGAGCCTGCTAAAAAGGTTGAAATTCCAAGCGTAGAAGAAGAAATTCCGGTAGCCATTAAAACCGAGCCTGAAATTCCTATCGCTAAAGCTTCGAAGCCTGATACTTCAAGTGTTTCTGCTCATGAAGATGAAATTTCAAGTGTTAAACTTTCAGAACCTGAAAGTACAGCTGAAAAGATAATTGAGCCAGAACCTATCGCTGTTGAGCCAGAGCCGATAACAATTGAGCCTGAACTAAAACCTATAGAGCCAAAACTTGAAGAGGTTAAACAGGAACCTTCAAATATCGAGTCTGAACCGGTAACGCCAGTAGTAGAACCAGCAGCTCAAAATATTCCTGCCGAAGAGCCAAGTATTGAGCCGGAGCCTGTAGATATTCCGAAGGTGGAGCCTGCTACTCAAAACATTCATGTCGAAGAGCCCGAGATTAAGCCTGTTAGCGTAAAAGTCGAACCGGTAGTGATCCCGCAGCCTGAGGAAGAGGAGATGGTCGAGGTACCCGTCACTGTATACGAAGACGAGCAGCAGGAAGAAACCATTATGGTCGAAGAGGATGTCGAAGTCGAAGAAGAGGTTGAAGTGCCGGTAGAGCGAAATCCTGCCGATGAAAATGTACCTTTGGTCAATAGAAAATATAACGCCAAAATCCTTATTGCGGAGGATAATGAGATCAATCAAAAGCTTATGAAGCACACACTAAATAGCTTTAATATGAATTTGACGATAGTCGAAAACGGACTTTTGGCGCTGGAAGCCAGAAAAGCCAATAACGACTATGATCTCATATTTATGGATATTTCGATGCCTGTTATGGACGGTATCGAATCTACAAAGCAGATCAAGCAATACGAACACGAGAATAATCTTCGCCACATCCCGATCGTGGCTGTTACTGCCAATGCGCTAAAGGGCGATAGAGAGAAATTTATGGCAGCGGGGCTTGACGAATACTGCACCAAGCCGATCAAAAAAGATATCTTAGCTCAAATGCTAGATAATTTTATCGGTGATAAACGATCCGATGCAGCGCCCGCCGGTGGAACTACAAAGAAGCTGGTTAAAAAGCTTGTCAAACGCCAGGTGCCTAAGACGGTCATTAAAACCGTCAAAGTGCCTAAGACGATAATGAAGCTAGTTCCTAAAAAAAGCATAGTTTCCGATGATGTAGTGAAAGCTAAAGGTGCGCGCGTGCCGACAAAAGATATACTTATATGCAAGGCAAATATTATGGAAAGTAAAATTTTTGCCAGCATATTAAAACACCAGTATAAAGACGTAGAAATTGCGGGTAATTTCGACCAGCTTATTTCTATGGCGGCTACGGGCAGCTATAAGCTTGTTTTGATTGATAAAAAGCTAGCAGGGCTAGACTTAGCGGCGTTAGAGAGCTTACGCCGAAAAGCGCCTGCGACCAAGCTAGTGCTATTTTCTAACGATAACGATGAAAATCCACTATTTAGCGAAGTCGCTAGTTACAATATCACCAAGTCGGGTCTTGAGAAACTCGCACAAAAATATATATAA
- the uvrC gene encoding excinuclease ABC subunit UvrC, with product MLIEEIKSLPAAPGVYQYFDAAGKLLYVGKAKILKNRVKSYFSFTPALAPSPRLSARIAKMISEAAHLEYIVTPSESDALILENSFIKQLKPKYNILLRDDKTYPYIYVNLDDDFPRFEITRKIVKGKNIRYFGPYFHGAKEILQTLYMQFPLVQKKNCVKGKKACLFHQIGRCAAPCEDKISKQDYARIVQSALAALKNPQKMVPQLQDRMARLAQSENFEEAAQIRDKIEILKQMNVKVEVDLAKLDDFEVFAIAARDGLVCAVHFSIREGKISASSSHIINCKAPSADDIANAYKQMILSAFPAAAPVACAKIYVYDEFDDSDLVCEILSKRHERAFKIYAPKIGEKRKICEIAYQNCEINIKKHLKTHDYAFLQELKDYFNLTNLPVNIEVFDNSHMFGAAAVGAMISFQDGEFNKQNYRHKHLSSNNDYDQMREYLTSRALKFDELAAPDLWLIDGGTALLNLAEEIICSVGANVDIIAISKEKIDAKAHRAKGAAKDKICTKSGIFSLPTDDKKLQFFQRLRDEAHRFAISFHQKSKRKLDLQSSKLLSLGVSKGSLKKLLDFYGDFESIYTASFDEIRSLTNIQTAEKILNNH from the coding sequence TTGCTAATAGAGGAGATTAAGAGCTTGCCTGCCGCACCCGGCGTGTATCAGTACTTCGACGCCGCGGGCAAGCTGCTATACGTTGGCAAGGCTAAAATTTTAAAAAATCGCGTCAAAAGCTACTTCTCTTTCACGCCTGCTCTCGCGCCGAGCCCGCGCTTAAGCGCGCGCATCGCCAAGATGATAAGCGAGGCGGCGCATTTAGAATACATCGTAACGCCCAGCGAGAGCGACGCGCTGATACTAGAAAATTCCTTCATCAAGCAGCTTAAGCCCAAGTACAACATCCTACTGCGCGACGATAAGACCTACCCGTATATCTACGTAAATTTAGACGACGACTTTCCGCGCTTTGAGATCACGCGAAAGATCGTAAAGGGCAAAAACATCAGATACTTCGGCCCCTATTTTCACGGCGCGAAGGAAATTTTACAGACCCTTTACATGCAGTTTCCGCTCGTGCAGAAGAAAAATTGCGTCAAGGGCAAGAAGGCCTGTTTGTTCCACCAGATCGGGCGCTGCGCCGCTCCGTGCGAGGATAAAATTTCAAAGCAGGATTACGCTCGTATCGTACAGAGCGCGCTTGCGGCTCTGAAAAATCCGCAAAAGATGGTGCCGCAGCTTCAGGATCGGATGGCGCGGCTAGCGCAGAGCGAAAATTTCGAGGAAGCCGCGCAGATCCGCGATAAAATTGAAATTTTAAAGCAGATGAACGTAAAGGTGGAAGTCGATCTGGCAAAGCTCGATGATTTCGAGGTCTTTGCGATTGCCGCACGCGACGGGCTCGTCTGCGCCGTGCATTTTAGCATACGCGAGGGTAAAATTTCGGCTTCAAGCTCGCATATAATTAACTGCAAAGCCCCAAGCGCCGATGATATCGCAAACGCCTACAAGCAGATGATCTTAAGCGCCTTCCCGGCCGCGGCTCCCGTGGCGTGCGCTAAAATTTACGTCTACGACGAGTTTGACGATTCGGATCTGGTATGCGAAATTTTATCCAAGCGGCATGAAAGAGCCTTTAAAATTTACGCGCCGAAAATCGGCGAGAAGCGTAAAATTTGCGAGATTGCATATCAAAACTGCGAGATCAATATCAAAAAGCATCTAAAAACGCACGATTACGCATTTTTGCAGGAGCTGAAGGATTATTTTAATCTTACGAATTTGCCCGTAAATATCGAAGTTTTCGACAATTCGCATATGTTCGGCGCCGCGGCCGTGGGGGCTATGATAAGCTTTCAAGACGGCGAGTTTAACAAGCAAAACTACCGCCACAAGCACCTTAGCTCAAACAACGACTACGATCAGATGCGCGAGTATCTAACTAGCCGCGCGCTTAAATTTGACGAGCTTGCAGCGCCAGATCTGTGGCTCATCGACGGCGGAACGGCTCTGCTAAACTTGGCAGAGGAAATAATTTGCAGCGTCGGAGCAAACGTCGATATAATCGCTATCTCTAAGGAAAAGATCGACGCCAAAGCTCACCGCGCAAAGGGGGCTGCGAAAGATAAAATTTGCACAAAGAGCGGAATTTTTTCGCTGCCTACGGACGATAAAAAACTTCAATTTTTTCAGCGCCTGCGCGATGAAGCGCACCGCTTTGCGATCTCATTTCACCAAAAGAGCAAACGCAAACTCGATTTGCAAAGCTCAAAACTGCTAAGCTTGGGCGTTAGCAAGGGAAGCCTGAAGAAGCTTTTGGACTTTTACGGCGATTTTGAGAGCATTTATACGGCTAGCTTCGATGAGATCAGATCACTTACGAATATCCAAACCGCTGAAAAAATTTTAAACAATCATTAA
- the guaA gene encoding glutamine-hydrolyzing GMP synthase: protein MQTADILVLDFGSQYTQLIARRLREQGVYTELIAYDAPIDKIKAKNPKGLILSGGPASVYAKDAYFCDDRIFELGIPILGICYGMQLIAHKFGASVVPAGKKEYGKASLKLLRASKLFGGVEDNSTVWMSHSDKVESLPAGFEVMASSDESEWCVFGDEIRKIYALQFHPEVCHSEFGDRILKNFAKEICGITSTWNMGSFAKEQMIKIKERVGSAKVLCAVSGGVDSSVVAALLAHAVPQSLIAVFVDNGLLRTGERKAVEEMFRLKLGVSLDVIDASELFLSRLKGAVDPEQKRKIIGATFIEVFSKEAAKHKNVKFLAQGTLYTDIIESSVAGSSKTIKSHHNVGGLPKDMKFELIEPLREIFKDEVRQLGLELGLSREVVFRHPFPGPGLAIRIMGEVNTPSLELLRKADVILRDELKSSGWYNKTWQAFCVLLNVHSVGVMGDNRTYENAVCIRVVDASDGMTASFSRLPYDLLENVSRRIINEVPGINRVVYDISSKPPATIEWE from the coding sequence ATGCAAACAGCAGACATTTTAGTGCTGGACTTCGGCTCTCAATACACCCAGCTGATCGCTAGGCGCTTGCGCGAGCAAGGCGTTTACACCGAGCTGATCGCATACGACGCGCCGATCGATAAGATAAAAGCGAAAAACCCCAAAGGTCTTATTTTAAGCGGCGGACCCGCTAGCGTTTACGCCAAGGATGCGTATTTTTGCGACGATAGAATTTTTGAGCTTGGAATTCCAATTTTAGGTATCTGCTACGGCATGCAGCTCATCGCGCATAAATTTGGCGCTAGCGTCGTGCCTGCGGGTAAAAAAGAGTATGGCAAAGCCTCTTTGAAACTGCTTCGCGCTAGCAAGCTATTTGGCGGCGTAGAGGATAACTCTACTGTCTGGATGAGTCACTCAGACAAGGTCGAAAGCCTGCCGGCGGGCTTTGAGGTGATGGCAAGCTCGGACGAGAGTGAGTGGTGCGTATTCGGCGACGAGATTCGTAAAATTTATGCGCTACAGTTTCACCCCGAGGTTTGTCACAGCGAGTTTGGCGATAGAATTTTAAAAAATTTTGCCAAAGAGATCTGCGGAATAACCAGCACTTGGAACATGGGCAGCTTCGCCAAAGAGCAGATGATCAAAATAAAAGAGCGCGTAGGCAGCGCCAAAGTGCTTTGCGCGGTAAGCGGCGGCGTGGATAGCTCGGTCGTAGCGGCACTTTTGGCGCATGCGGTGCCGCAGAGCCTAATAGCGGTTTTCGTCGATAACGGACTACTCCGCACGGGCGAGCGCAAGGCAGTAGAGGAGATGTTTAGGCTCAAACTCGGCGTGAGCTTAGACGTGATCGATGCTAGCGAGCTATTTTTAAGCAGACTAAAAGGGGCGGTCGATCCGGAGCAAAAACGCAAAATCATCGGCGCGACCTTCATTGAAGTTTTCAGCAAAGAAGCAGCAAAACACAAAAACGTAAAATTTCTAGCCCAAGGCACGCTCTACACTGACATCATCGAAAGCTCGGTCGCAGGCTCAAGCAAGACAATTAAAAGCCATCACAACGTAGGCGGCCTGCCTAAGGATATGAAATTTGAACTGATCGAGCCTCTGCGCGAAATTTTTAAAGACGAGGTGCGCCAGCTGGGGCTTGAGCTAGGCCTTTCGCGCGAAGTCGTTTTCCGCCATCCATTCCCCGGCCCGGGCCTTGCGATCCGCATAATGGGCGAAGTAAATACGCCGAGCCTCGAGCTACTGCGAAAAGCCGACGTAATCCTGCGCGACGAGCTAAAATCAAGCGGCTGGTACAACAAAACGTGGCAGGCGTTTTGCGTACTGCTAAACGTGCACTCCGTGGGCGTCATGGGCGATAACCGCACCTACGAAAACGCCGTGTGCATACGCGTAGTGGACGCCAGCGATGGCATGACGGCTAGCTTCTCGCGCCTGCCGTACGACCTGCTAGAAAACGTCTCTCGCCGCATCATAAACGAAGTGCCCGGCATCAACCGCGTAGTTTACGACATCTCGAGCAAACCGCCTGCGACGATAGAATGGGAGTAA